The Colias croceus chromosome 23, ilColCroc2.1 genome window below encodes:
- the LOC123702298 gene encoding uncharacterized protein LOC123702298: protein MKKTVKDKVAGHRKHAMGTGGGPPLPDLKMEPWEEEILMHIKLTAVGLPPVFDDDNQDEIQVIEVGGFDPLIEAVAVEPSDTDTDTLKVNDSLQTGETQADHPRKDITFTKNWATYTPAMLRSPLTERLQDKQATTEVRRARKRTYTGTTTNKTWTELGEVKTKVAHLKAKKLENDIKLQDVLLEEGKLRCEKIKLEIELLKLQLINKSSQ from the exons atgaaaaaaactGTCAAAGATAAAGTCGCTGGCCATAGGAAACATGCCATGGGTACTGGAGGAGGACCACCATTACCAGATCTGAAAATGGAACCCTGGGAGGAAGAAATCTTAATGCACATAAAACTGACAGCTGTAGGCCTTCCACCAGTATTTGATGATGACAATCAAGATG aaATACAAGTCATAGAAGTTGGTGGGTTTGACCCTCTGATTGAGGCTGTTGCTGTAGAACcttcagacacagacacagacacattAAAG gttaATGACAGTTTGCAAACGGGAGAAACTCAAGCTGACCATCCCAGGAAAGATATAACCTTTACAAAAAATTGGGCTACGTACACTCCAGCTATGTTGCGAAGTCCCTTGACAGAGAGATTACAG GATAAACAAGCTACAACCGAAGTGAGGCGTGCCCGTAAAAGAACATACACTGGCACTACCACAAACAAAACATGGACTGAATTAGGGGAGGTGAAAACAAAGGTAGCCCATTTGAAGGCCAAAAAATTGGAAAACGACATAAAGTTGCAAGATGTCCTTTTGGAAGAAGGTAAACTAAGatgtgaaaaaattaaattagaaattgAACTGCTTAAACTGCAATTAATCAACAAAAGCTCACAATAA